A DNA window from Christiangramia salexigens contains the following coding sequences:
- a CDS encoding glycoside hydrolase family 15 protein, whose protein sequence is MDNLDYGIIGNCKSAALISKTGSLDWCCLPNFDSSAVFSKILDEDKGGSFEIEVGDDYKINQEYLWETNILSTTFDNGTDSFQLIDFMPRYPREDGSYYAPPDLIRFFRLISGKPKFRIKYDPKLEYAKEETHNENKGEYIKSFTREGKYEALFLYSSFSLNDILDRKEITLEDNAYCLLGYHEKLIEQTLDRSYLKYQRTKVYWMNWSQKTTRYTHYQEEIMRSALVLKALSYKKSGAVLAAATTSLPETIGEERNWDYRFCWIRDASMVIKVMAGLGHIKSAKDFLQFIIDIIPHKDEKIQIMYGINGEKELTEHILSHLDGYKGSKPVRTGNAAYIQKQNDIYGILMEVIYQQFLMFETSLENSEELWTVVRGIVMIVEENWKKPDKGIWELRTEDRHFVFSKLLCWVAVDRAIKIGEVLRMGINDTKWKSLREEIYQDIHDNGWNEEKQAYTQSYGSSDLDASTLLMQPYGFIEADDPRFISTVQATERELCEDGLMYRYKNQDDFGKPTSSFTICTFWLIDSLYKIGEKKKAKDMFDKLLSYSNHLGLFSEDIDFKTKRLLGNFPQAYSHLALIETAANFSKGIPSDNVLFGD, encoded by the coding sequence ATGGATAATCTGGATTACGGAATAATAGGAAACTGTAAAAGTGCAGCGCTAATATCTAAGACGGGTTCGCTTGATTGGTGCTGTCTTCCAAACTTTGATTCTTCGGCAGTATTTTCAAAGATACTTGACGAGGATAAAGGTGGTAGCTTTGAGATTGAGGTGGGAGATGACTATAAGATCAATCAGGAATACCTATGGGAAACGAATATTCTAAGCACGACATTTGATAATGGAACAGATTCGTTTCAGCTTATCGATTTTATGCCTAGATATCCCCGGGAAGATGGTTCTTATTATGCTCCGCCAGATCTAATTCGATTCTTTAGATTGATTAGCGGTAAACCAAAGTTCAGGATCAAGTATGATCCAAAACTGGAATATGCTAAGGAGGAAACCCATAATGAGAATAAGGGAGAATATATAAAGAGCTTTACCCGCGAAGGGAAATATGAAGCTTTATTTCTTTACTCCAGTTTTAGTCTGAATGATATACTTGACAGAAAAGAAATCACTCTTGAAGATAATGCCTATTGTCTTTTAGGTTATCATGAAAAACTTATTGAGCAAACTCTGGACAGGTCTTATCTGAAGTATCAGAGAACCAAGGTATACTGGATGAACTGGAGCCAGAAAACCACTCGTTATACGCATTATCAGGAAGAGATCATGCGAAGTGCGCTGGTATTAAAAGCATTGAGTTATAAAAAATCAGGGGCTGTACTTGCCGCAGCTACAACCTCATTGCCTGAAACCATTGGAGAAGAGCGTAATTGGGATTACAGGTTTTGCTGGATAAGGGATGCATCCATGGTAATTAAGGTAATGGCAGGTCTGGGTCATATTAAATCGGCAAAGGATTTTCTTCAATTCATTATAGATATTATTCCGCATAAGGATGAAAAGATCCAGATCATGTATGGGATAAATGGAGAAAAAGAGCTTACAGAGCATATTCTTAGCCATCTGGATGGTTATAAGGGATCCAAACCCGTAAGAACAGGGAATGCAGCCTATATACAAAAGCAAAATGATATCTACGGAATTTTGATGGAGGTGATCTATCAGCAATTTTTAATGTTTGAAACTTCTCTTGAAAATTCTGAGGAACTTTGGACCGTGGTTCGTGGAATCGTCATGATCGTAGAAGAAAACTGGAAAAAACCTGATAAGGGAATCTGGGAACTTAGAACCGAAGACCGTCATTTCGTATTTTCGAAATTGCTTTGCTGGGTTGCCGTAGACCGCGCTATCAAGATAGGAGAGGTACTAAGAATGGGAATCAATGATACTAAATGGAAGAGCTTAAGAGAAGAGATCTATCAGGATATTCATGATAATGGATGGAATGAAGAAAAACAGGCCTATACACAGTCTTACGGATCTTCAGACCTTGATGCCTCAACTTTACTCATGCAGCCATATGGATTTATAGAGGCAGATGATCCGCGTTTTATCAGTACCGTTCAGGCTACAGAAAGAGAACTATGTGAAGACGGATTGATGTACAGATACAAGAATCAGGATGATTTTGGGAAACCAACTTCGTCTTTTACGATTTGTACATTCTGGCTTATAGATAGTCTGTATAAAATAGGAGAAAAGAAAAAGGCTAAGGATATGTTTGATAAACTGTTATCCTATAGCAATCATCTCGGATTATTCAGTGAGGATATCGATTTCAAAACAAAAAGATTACTGGGGAACTTCCCACAAGCATATTCACATCTTGCATTGATAGAGACAGCAGCAAACTTCAGTAAAGGAATACCATCTGACAATGTACTTTTTGGAGATTAA
- a CDS encoding bifunctional alpha,alpha-trehalose-phosphate synthase (UDP-forming)/trehalose-phosphatase: MSKTIIISNRLPLQISIEDDKLEVTPSVGGLATGLKSFHKDGDSIWIGWPGLTKEEIPENLLEKVQSEAKKENCVAVNLTSDEIDGFYYGFSNRTIWPLFHYFMQYTESEDEYWQYYKQVNQKYADEIIKHYEEGDVIWVHDYQLLLVPNMIREQAPEATIGFFNHIPFPSYEVFRTLPWRDEVLKGVLGADLIGFHTYDYERHFLSSVSRILRYQVDFNEVTLPDRIVKVDSFPMGIDYKKFEDAALEHFKNTEKEQSELQQRLDHHLNATPNAKMILSIDRLDYTKGIAHRIRAFEYFLDKNPEYIEKVRLVMLAVPSRSNVPQYRRLKREIDELVGRINGKFSTVSWTPIWYFYRSLPFENLIDLYTSCKIALLTPIRDGMNLVAKEYIATRTDHTGVLILSEMAGAAHEMNEALIINPNDFEQVSAALKQAFEMPEEEQMERNKRLQKRLRRYSVEKWAQDFMKALKKTRENQDSFQSTRITEKVSEDIMEQFRIAKRKILFIDYDGTLVDFVDKPENARPDAELKELINELNSKEDTDVILISGRDKNTLGDWWQDIPVELISEHGVWMRKIDGEWELSENVKSDWMDAVRPVIENFVDRTPGTFLEEKNYSLAWHYRKADPELGEIRANELSNTLKELIANHGLSVLDGNKVLEIKSSDVNKGKASSKKLVGENYDFIFAIGDDWTDEYMFRELPETSYTVKVGIKKTSARFYVEGTSKVRKLLEKFKQNL; encoded by the coding sequence ATGAGTAAAACTATTATAATTTCCAACAGACTTCCACTACAGATTTCCATTGAAGATGATAAACTAGAAGTTACTCCCAGTGTGGGAGGACTTGCAACAGGCTTAAAATCATTTCATAAGGATGGAGATAGCATATGGATAGGATGGCCGGGGCTTACAAAGGAAGAAATTCCTGAAAATCTTCTTGAAAAAGTTCAATCTGAAGCTAAAAAGGAAAACTGTGTAGCCGTAAATCTTACTTCTGATGAAATTGATGGTTTTTATTATGGTTTTAGCAATCGAACTATTTGGCCTCTGTTCCACTATTTTATGCAGTATACCGAGTCTGAAGATGAGTACTGGCAATATTATAAACAGGTCAATCAGAAATATGCCGATGAGATCATTAAGCATTATGAAGAAGGAGATGTAATATGGGTTCATGATTATCAATTATTGCTGGTTCCAAATATGATAAGGGAACAGGCACCCGAAGCAACAATAGGTTTCTTTAACCATATTCCCTTCCCTTCCTATGAAGTGTTCCGAACTTTACCATGGAGAGACGAAGTATTAAAAGGAGTGTTAGGTGCAGACCTGATAGGTTTCCATACATACGATTATGAACGCCACTTTTTAAGTTCTGTTAGTCGTATTCTGAGATATCAGGTAGATTTTAACGAAGTTACCTTACCGGACAGAATTGTTAAGGTTGATTCTTTCCCAATGGGAATAGATTATAAGAAGTTTGAAGATGCAGCCTTAGAACATTTCAAGAATACCGAAAAAGAACAGTCCGAACTTCAACAGAGACTGGATCATCATTTGAATGCTACACCTAATGCAAAAATGATCCTGAGTATAGATAGATTGGATTATACCAAAGGGATCGCGCACAGGATAAGAGCATTTGAGTATTTCCTGGATAAGAACCCGGAATATATAGAAAAAGTACGTTTGGTGATGCTGGCGGTACCATCCAGATCTAATGTGCCGCAATACCGAAGATTAAAACGAGAGATTGACGAATTGGTAGGTAGAATTAACGGTAAATTCTCTACAGTGAGCTGGACTCCTATCTGGTATTTCTATCGTTCATTGCCATTTGAGAATCTTATAGACCTCTATACTTCTTGTAAAATAGCCCTTCTCACCCCTATTCGTGATGGGATGAATCTGGTTGCCAAGGAATATATAGCAACAAGAACAGATCACACAGGAGTTCTTATTTTAAGTGAAATGGCCGGAGCCGCACATGAAATGAACGAAGCTCTTATTATTAATCCTAATGATTTTGAACAGGTTTCAGCTGCCTTGAAACAAGCTTTTGAAATGCCTGAAGAGGAACAGATGGAAAGAAATAAAAGACTTCAAAAAAGACTTCGCCGCTACAGTGTGGAAAAGTGGGCTCAGGATTTTATGAAAGCGCTTAAGAAAACAAGAGAAAATCAGGATTCATTTCAGTCTACACGTATAACCGAAAAGGTAAGCGAAGATATTATGGAGCAATTCCGAATTGCAAAACGAAAGATCCTATTTATAGATTATGATGGAACTCTAGTAGATTTTGTAGATAAGCCGGAAAACGCTCGCCCCGATGCCGAATTAAAAGAACTGATTAATGAGCTTAACTCCAAAGAAGATACTGATGTAATTCTGATTAGCGGCAGAGATAAGAACACGTTGGGAGACTGGTGGCAGGATATTCCAGTAGAATTGATCTCGGAACATGGAGTTTGGATGCGAAAAATTGATGGTGAATGGGAACTTTCAGAGAACGTAAAAAGTGATTGGATGGATGCCGTTCGTCCCGTAATTGAAAATTTTGTGGACAGGACACCGGGAACTTTCCTTGAAGAGAAGAATTATTCCCTTGCCTGGCATTACCGTAAAGCCGATCCTGAGTTAGGAGAGATCAGAGCAAACGAACTAAGTAATACCCTAAAGGAGCTTATCGCAAATCATGGACTAAGTGTTTTGGATGGTAATAAAGTTCTGGAAATTAAAAGCAGCGATGTAAATAAAGGAAAAGCATCCTCTAAGAAACTGGTTGGAGAAAACTATGATTTCATCTTTGCGATCGGAGATGACTGGACAGATGAATATATGTTCCGGGAGTTACCAGAAACCTCTTATACTGTTAAAGTAGGCATCAAAAAGACCAGTGCAAGGTTTTATGTTGAAGGCACTTCTAAGGTGCGCAAATTACTGGAAAAATTTAAGCAGAATCTATAA
- a CDS encoding M28 family metallopeptidase, which yields MNTLFPKFFTAAFLLIFISHSVKAQDTDERLYQIIEDVSADRIEHDIRKLAGFGTRNTFSDTVSNTRGIGAARRWIKSEFDKISTNCKSCLEVFYQKDFVTPEDGERIPIEAWVVNVVAIQKGTKYPNRYVIMSGDIDSRASNTMDFTTDAPGANDNASGMAGTIEAARVLSKYKFESSIIYVGLSGEEQGLFGGKGLAEYAQKNNWDIIGILNNDMIGNIEGVDGVIDNRSFRIFSEPVPPTETEDERRMRRFYGGEVDGISRQLARYVHKTTETYMPEMNPMMIYRLDRFGRGGHHRPFNDLGFAGVRIMEAHENYNRQHQNIRTENGIKYGDVVEGVNFKYAKKLTAVNAINLASLAWAPPAPAKVEIGGIVEPSTKLRWESVDGDIAGYKIYWRDTTAPYWQHSRFVGEVTEYTLEGIVIDNYLFGVVAVGKNGHESLVEFPSGTFR from the coding sequence ATGAATACTTTATTTCCCAAATTTTTTACCGCTGCCTTTTTATTAATATTTATATCGCATTCCGTCAAAGCTCAGGATACAGATGAACGTTTATATCAGATCATCGAAGATGTTTCTGCCGACAGAATTGAACATGATATTAGAAAATTAGCCGGTTTCGGCACCAGAAATACTTTTAGTGATACCGTTTCCAATACTCGTGGGATCGGTGCCGCAAGACGATGGATAAAATCTGAGTTCGATAAAATTTCTACCAACTGTAAAAGTTGCCTTGAGGTATTCTATCAAAAGGATTTTGTAACTCCCGAGGATGGAGAAAGAATTCCAATAGAAGCCTGGGTAGTTAATGTTGTGGCTATTCAGAAAGGAACAAAATATCCTAACAGATATGTTATCATGAGCGGGGATATAGATTCCCGAGCCAGCAATACCATGGATTTTACAACAGATGCACCGGGCGCTAACGATAATGCGAGTGGTATGGCCGGAACTATTGAAGCTGCACGCGTACTTTCCAAATATAAATTTGAAAGCAGTATCATTTATGTTGGCTTGTCTGGAGAAGAACAAGGTCTTTTTGGAGGAAAAGGATTGGCAGAATACGCTCAAAAGAATAACTGGGACATCATTGGTATTTTAAACAATGATATGATAGGGAATATTGAAGGTGTAGATGGAGTTATTGACAATAGAAGCTTCAGGATCTTTTCTGAACCTGTTCCTCCAACAGAAACAGAGGATGAAAGAAGAATGCGCAGATTCTACGGAGGAGAGGTTGATGGTATCTCAAGACAACTAGCCCGATATGTACATAAGACCACAGAAACTTATATGCCCGAAATGAATCCCATGATGATCTATAGGCTGGATCGTTTTGGCAGAGGTGGTCACCACAGACCTTTTAATGATCTTGGATTTGCCGGAGTAAGAATTATGGAAGCCCATGAAAATTATAACAGGCAGCATCAAAATATCCGCACGGAAAATGGGATTAAATACGGTGATGTAGTTGAAGGTGTTAATTTTAAATATGCTAAAAAACTAACAGCTGTAAACGCTATAAATCTGGCGAGTCTTGCATGGGCTCCACCCGCACCTGCAAAAGTTGAGATCGGCGGGATCGTTGAACCCTCAACAAAACTAAGATGGGAATCTGTAGATGGAGATATTGCAGGTTATAAGATCTATTGGAGAGATACTACTGCTCCATATTGGCAACATTCCAGGTTTGTTGGTGAGGTTACTGAATATACCCTGGAAGGCATCGTAATTGATAATTATCTATTTGGAGTGGTTGCTGTAGGAAAAAATGGGCATGAAAGCCTGGTAGAATTCCCTTCAGGAACTTTCAGATAA
- a CDS encoding WD40/YVTN/BNR-like repeat-containing protein, translated as MRKLYLSLSFLFIGLLMTGQSVDLSLLKNKTPRNIGPAGMSGRVTSIDAVTSNPDVIYVGTASGGLWKSTSGGVKWEPIFENEVTASIGSVAIQQSNPSVIWVGTGEGNPRNSLNGGYGIFKSLDGGRTWTNMGLEKTRHIHRVIIHPDNPDIVYAAAIGSPWGAHEERGVYKTTDGGETWKKVLYANKLTGAADLIMDPNNPNKLIAALWEHKRDPWFFKSGGEGSGMYITYDGGKTWKEKTSKDGLPEGELGRIGLAIAPSNSNIVYALVESKKNALYKSYDGGFSWKMINDKEEIGNRPFYYSDIFVDPQNSNRVYSVFTYVNVSEDGGKNFEELMPAYGVDNGVHPDHHAWWIHPEDGSFMMDGNDGGLNITRDHGKTWRFVANLPVAQFYHIAVDNEYPYNVYGGMQDNGSWRGPAYVWKAQGIRNSYWQEISFGDGFDVVPDKDDSRYGWSMSQQGYVSRYDHVTGNNYTVKPTHPDPDVELRFNWNSAINIDPFDNNTIYFGSQFVHKSTDKGLTWEIISPDLTTNDPEKQKQGESGGLTMDATGAENFTTILVIEPSPLEKGMLWVGTDDGKVHYTTDSGKSWNDVSNNLPDLPQGSWIVQIKASNKNKGEALLVANDYRRFNYKPYAYRTTNYGKTWKRIVDENDTDSYALSIIEDPEEKNLMFLGTDDGLYISFDAGNNWQKYTNGFPTVSVKDLVIHSREHDLVIGTFGRAAWVLDDIRPFRAIAANNNLLNNKLELFEPPMAYHTAYQQPTGSRFGADATYHGENRKGGARISYYIQVPEKASEKPDANKKSDKKKKEAIPSENNLEEPKKEKDSIKLNIYDGERLIRTLKRKIPDTSGIYTLRWNLDEKGVERPSREIKDRKNEPSGVSVKPGTYKLVMEFDGTTSEEMIKVGTDPRLEVSKENIEEVYAGLKELESMMKTAEEAVTQLVQSKNIVEKYQKELRDQKDGENVYKTELETNKEILKEIEDVIALYLGKVDERQGITRNNEVSVMERIYNASRYVSSRQEGLTNTEDQLLDHARQELKDALKVTNDFFKNDWPKYRENMENLKLPVFKETKTFDLEK; from the coding sequence ATGCGTAAACTTTACTTAAGTCTGTCCTTCCTCTTTATTGGCTTATTGATGACAGGACAGAGTGTTGATCTATCACTTTTAAAAAATAAAACGCCGAGAAATATCGGTCCCGCCGGAATGAGCGGAAGAGTTACCTCTATAGACGCTGTGACTAGTAATCCTGATGTTATATATGTTGGTACAGCATCCGGTGGACTTTGGAAATCTACTAGCGGAGGCGTAAAATGGGAACCAATTTTTGAAAATGAAGTTACTGCTTCCATCGGTTCTGTTGCAATTCAACAATCCAATCCCTCGGTTATTTGGGTTGGAACCGGAGAAGGAAATCCAAGAAACTCCCTTAATGGAGGTTATGGTATTTTCAAATCACTGGACGGTGGTCGTACCTGGACGAATATGGGGCTTGAAAAGACCCGTCATATCCACAGGGTAATTATACATCCGGATAATCCGGATATCGTCTATGCTGCAGCCATTGGTTCACCATGGGGTGCTCATGAGGAACGCGGAGTTTACAAAACTACCGATGGAGGTGAGACCTGGAAAAAAGTACTTTATGCGAATAAGTTAACCGGAGCGGCAGATCTTATTATGGATCCTAATAATCCTAATAAACTTATCGCGGCTTTATGGGAACACAAAAGAGATCCCTGGTTCTTTAAATCTGGTGGAGAAGGATCTGGCATGTATATCACTTATGATGGCGGTAAAACCTGGAAAGAGAAAACTTCAAAAGATGGCTTGCCGGAAGGTGAACTTGGAAGAATAGGACTTGCTATAGCGCCAAGTAATTCGAATATCGTTTATGCGCTGGTCGAATCTAAAAAGAATGCTTTATACAAATCATATGATGGAGGTTTCAGTTGGAAAATGATCAATGATAAAGAAGAGATCGGTAACAGACCATTTTATTACAGCGATATCTTTGTAGATCCACAAAATTCTAATAGAGTTTATTCAGTCTTTACATATGTAAATGTATCTGAAGATGGAGGTAAGAATTTTGAAGAACTTATGCCAGCTTATGGTGTAGATAACGGAGTTCATCCAGATCACCATGCCTGGTGGATACATCCTGAGGATGGTAGTTTTATGATGGACGGGAATGATGGAGGATTAAACATCACAAGAGATCATGGGAAAACCTGGAGATTTGTCGCAAATCTTCCTGTTGCTCAATTCTATCATATCGCGGTGGATAATGAATATCCCTATAATGTCTATGGAGGAATGCAGGATAACGGAAGCTGGAGAGGTCCGGCCTACGTTTGGAAGGCACAGGGAATAAGAAACTCTTACTGGCAGGAGATCTCTTTTGGAGATGGTTTTGATGTTGTACCAGATAAAGATGATAGCCGATATGGCTGGAGTATGAGTCAGCAGGGCTATGTAAGCCGTTACGATCATGTAACCGGTAATAACTATACTGTTAAACCAACACATCCGGATCCTGATGTTGAATTAAGATTTAACTGGAACTCTGCCATTAACATAGATCCATTTGATAATAACACGATATATTTTGGTAGCCAGTTCGTACATAAAAGTACAGACAAAGGTTTAACCTGGGAGATTATTTCTCCGGATCTAACCACTAATGATCCCGAAAAACAAAAACAGGGAGAAAGCGGTGGACTTACTATGGATGCAACCGGAGCTGAAAACTTCACCACTATCCTGGTGATCGAACCATCCCCTCTAGAAAAAGGAATGTTATGGGTAGGAACCGATGATGGTAAAGTCCACTATACTACAGATTCGGGGAAATCCTGGAATGATGTTTCAAACAACCTACCGGACCTTCCTCAGGGAAGCTGGATCGTACAGATAAAAGCTTCAAATAAAAATAAAGGCGAAGCTTTGCTAGTAGCCAATGATTACAGAAGGTTCAATTACAAGCCTTACGCTTACCGAACTACCAATTACGGTAAGACATGGAAAAGGATTGTAGACGAAAACGATACAGATAGCTATGCTTTAAGTATTATCGAAGATCCGGAAGAAAAGAATTTAATGTTCCTTGGTACAGATGATGGATTGTATATTTCCTTTGATGCCGGTAATAACTGGCAGAAGTATACCAATGGTTTTCCAACCGTTTCTGTAAAGGACCTTGTGATACATTCAAGAGAACATGATCTGGTCATTGGTACTTTTGGTAGAGCCGCCTGGGTGTTAGATGATATTAGACCATTTAGAGCTATAGCCGCAAACAATAATCTTCTTAATAATAAACTGGAATTATTTGAACCTCCAATGGCTTACCATACAGCGTATCAACAGCCAACCGGAAGCAGATTTGGTGCAGACGCTACATATCATGGGGAGAACAGAAAAGGTGGCGCCAGAATTTCATATTATATTCAGGTTCCGGAAAAAGCTTCGGAAAAGCCTGATGCCAACAAGAAATCAGATAAGAAGAAAAAGGAAGCAATCCCATCAGAGAATAACTTAGAAGAACCCAAGAAAGAAAAGGATTCAATTAAACTGAATATATATGATGGTGAACGCCTGATTAGAACTTTAAAAAGAAAGATTCCGGACACTTCAGGCATTTATACATTACGATGGAATCTTGATGAAAAAGGGGTTGAGAGACCTTCCCGTGAAATAAAAGATAGAAAGAATGAGCCTTCAGGAGTATCGGTAAAGCCAGGAACTTATAAGCTTGTTATGGAGTTTGATGGCACCACTTCAGAAGAAATGATCAAAGTTGGAACAGATCCAAGATTAGAGGTTTCTAAGGAAAATATTGAAGAGGTTTATGCCGGACTGAAAGAGCTCGAGAGTATGATGAAAACGGCGGAAGAGGCAGTTACGCAGCTGGTACAGAGTAAAAATATCGTAGAGAAATATCAGAAAGAACTTAGGGATCAAAAAGATGGTGAAAATGTCTATAAAACAGAACTTGAGACCAACAAGGAGATCCTAAAAGAGATTGAAGATGTCATTGCCTTATATCTGGGTAAAGTAGATGAGAGACAGGGGATAACCCGAAATAATGAGGTAAGCGTGATGGAAAGGATCTATAATGCCAGCCGTTATGTAAGTAGCCGTCAGGAAGGTTTGACGAATACTGAAGATCAGTTACTTGATCATGCAAGGCAGGAACTCAAAGATGCTTTAAAAGTGACCAATGATTTCTTTAAGAATGACTGGCCAAAATATCGCGAGAATATGGAAAATCTGAAATTACCTGTATTTAAGGAAACTAAGACTTTTGATCTCGAAAAATAG
- a CDS encoding acyl-CoA dehydrogenase family protein, whose amino-acid sequence MSTETENKEMLRGGQFLVKQINCEDVFTPEDFTEEHKMMKESVKEFVDREIWPKKEEFEKKNYQLTEDLMKKAGELGFLGISVPEEYDGMGMGFVSTMLVCDYISGATGSMATAFGAHTGIGTMPILLYGNEEQKKKYIPKLATGEWFGAYCLTEPGAGSDANSGKTKAELSEDKKHYIINGQKMWISNAGFASLFIVFARIENDKNITGFILENDPDNGITFGEEEKKLGIHSSSTRQVFFNDTKIPVENMLSERGNGFKIAMNALNVGRIKLAAASLDAQRRVTDLAVKYANDRVQFKTPIAQFGAIKSKLAEMATSAYVGEAANYRAAKNIQDRIDIRMSEGNSFAEAELKSFEEYAIECSILKVACSEDIQNCSDEGIQVYGGMGFSADTPMESAWRDARIARIYEGTNEINRMLAVGMLVKKAMKGHVDLLGPAMKVADELTGIPSMDKPDYSVLLSEEKEMIAKLKKVFLMVAGSAVQKFGPQLEEHQQLLLAAADILIEVYMAESGILRAEKNAKRFGEDTQKEQIAMAKLYLYHAVDIINTKAKEAIVSFAEGDEQRMMLMGLKRFTKYQNQPNIVALRNTIAEKLTSENKYCF is encoded by the coding sequence ATGAGTACTGAAACAGAAAATAAAGAAATGCTACGCGGGGGCCAGTTCCTTGTAAAGCAGATAAATTGTGAAGATGTGTTCACACCGGAAGATTTTACGGAGGAGCACAAGATGATGAAAGAATCGGTTAAGGAATTTGTAGACAGGGAGATCTGGCCGAAAAAGGAAGAATTCGAAAAAAAGAATTACCAGCTAACCGAAGACCTTATGAAAAAGGCAGGTGAGCTAGGGTTTCTTGGAATATCGGTTCCCGAAGAGTATGACGGAATGGGAATGGGATTTGTATCTACTATGCTGGTCTGTGATTATATCTCCGGTGCTACCGGATCAATGGCTACTGCCTTTGGTGCACATACCGGGATAGGAACCATGCCGATCCTTCTTTATGGAAATGAAGAACAAAAGAAAAAATATATCCCAAAGCTTGCTACCGGAGAATGGTTTGGAGCCTATTGCTTAACTGAGCCAGGTGCTGGAAGTGATGCAAATTCAGGAAAGACCAAAGCTGAACTTTCTGAAGATAAAAAGCATTATATCATCAATGGCCAGAAAATGTGGATCTCCAATGCTGGTTTTGCAAGTCTCTTCATAGTATTTGCAAGAATTGAGAATGATAAAAACATTACTGGCTTCATTTTGGAAAATGATCCCGATAACGGGATTACTTTTGGTGAAGAGGAAAAGAAATTAGGTATTCACTCCTCCTCTACTCGTCAGGTGTTTTTCAATGACACCAAGATTCCTGTGGAGAATATGCTATCAGAAAGAGGGAATGGCTTTAAGATCGCTATGAATGCGCTTAACGTGGGCCGTATAAAGCTGGCGGCAGCTTCTCTTGATGCACAGAGAAGAGTGACCGATCTTGCTGTAAAATATGCAAATGACCGTGTACAATTCAAAACCCCTATAGCCCAGTTTGGCGCGATAAAATCCAAGCTTGCTGAAATGGCTACCTCTGCATATGTAGGTGAGGCTGCTAATTACAGGGCTGCAAAAAATATTCAGGATCGTATCGATATCAGAATGAGCGAAGGAAATTCTTTTGCTGAAGCCGAGTTGAAGAGTTTTGAAGAGTACGCTATAGAATGTTCAATCTTAAAAGTTGCATGTTCAGAAGATATACAGAACTGTAGCGATGAAGGAATTCAGGTTTACGGAGGAATGGGATTCTCTGCCGATACCCCAATGGAGTCTGCCTGGAGAGATGCCAGGATCGCAAGAATCTACGAGGGAACCAATGAGATTAACAGAATGCTTGCAGTTGGAATGCTTGTAAAGAAGGCTATGAAGGGTCATGTGGATCTTTTAGGCCCTGCTATGAAAGTGGCAGATGAACTTACAGGGATCCCTTCTATGGATAAACCAGATTATTCTGTCCTGTTAAGCGAAGAAAAGGAGATGATCGCCAAACTGAAAAAGGTCTTCCTTATGGTTGCCGGTAGTGCCGTTCAAAAATTTGGACCTCAGCTGGAAGAACATCAGCAGTTATTACTTGCAGCTGCAGATATTCTTATCGAGGTTTATATGGCTGAATCAGGAATTTTAAGAGCTGAAAAGAATGCCAAACGTTTTGGAGAGGATACTCAGAAGGAGCAAATTGCAATGGCAAAATTATATTTATACCATGCAGTAGATATCATTAATACTAAAGCTAAAGAAGCTATAGTTTCATTTGCTGAAGGCGATGAACAACGAATGATGCTGATGGGACTTAAGAGATTCACCAAATACCAAAATCAGCCTAATATCGTGGCTTTAAGAAATACGATAGCTGAGAAGCTGACTTCAGAGAATAAATATTGTTTTTAA
- a CDS encoding YtxH domain-containing protein, with product MKSGKLLLGLISGVAAGAVAGILFAPKKGKDTRDAISQKSDNYIKGANRSINDFTDSINHKVEALKAKTKANLADTKSKEKVNKAKAEMHEMKAS from the coding sequence ATGAAATCAGGAAAATTGTTATTAGGTCTTATATCAGGTGTAGCGGCAGGAGCAGTTGCGGGAATTCTTTTTGCACCAAAAAAAGGTAAAGACACAAGAGACGCTATTAGCCAGAAAAGCGACAATTATATTAAAGGTGCAAACCGAAGCATCAACGATTTTACAGACTCTATTAACCATAAAGTAGAGGCTTTAAAAGCAAAGACAAAGGCTAATTTAGCTGACACGAAATCCAAAGAAAAGGTAAATAAGGCTAAAGCAGAGATGCACGAAATGAAAGCCAGCTAA